One part of the Homo sapiens chromosome 19, GRCh38.p14 Primary Assembly genome encodes these proteins:
- the ZNF44 gene encoding zinc finger protein 44 isoform X2 — protein sequence MALCYGTFWGYPKMLEAANLMEGLVDIGPWVTLPRGQPEVLEWGLPKDQDSVAFEDVAVNFTHEEWALLGPSQKNLYRDVMRETIRNLNCIGMKWENQNIDDQHQNLRRNPRCDVVERFGKSKDGSQCGETLSQIRNSIVNKNTPARVDACGSSVNGEVIMGHSSLNCYIRVDTGHKHRECHEYAEKSYTHKQCGKGLSYRHSFQTCERPHTGKKPYDCKECGKTFSSPGNLRRHMVVKGGDGPYKCELCGKAFFWPSLLRMHERTHTGEKPYECKQCSKAFPVYSSYLRHEKIHTGEKPYECKQCSKAFPDYSSYLRHERTHTGEKPYKCKQCGKAFSVSGSLRVHERIHTGEKPYTCKQCGKAFCHLGSFQRHMIMHSGDGPHKCKICGKGFDFPGSARIHEGTHTLEKPYECKQCGKLLSHRSSFRRHMMAHTGDGPHKCTVCGKAFDSPSVFQRHERTHTGEKPYECKQCGKAFRTSSSLRKHETTHTGEQPYKCKCGKAFSDLFSFQSHETTHSEEEPYECKECGKAFSSFKYFCRHERTHSEEKSYECQICGKAFSRFSYLKTHERTHTAEKPYECKQCRKAFFWPSFLLRHERTHTGERPYECKHCGKAFSRSSFCREHERTHTGEKPYE from the exons GACTCAGTGGCCTTTGAGGATGTGGCTGTGAACTTCACCCATGAGGAGTGGGCTTTGCTGGGTCCATCACAGAAGAATCTCTACAGAGATGTGATGCGAGAAACCATTAGGAACCTGAACTGTATAG GAATGAAATGGGAAAACCAGAACATTGATGATCAGCACCAAAATCTCAGGAGAAATCCAAG gTGTGATGTGGTAGAGAGATTTGGTAAAAGTAAAGATGGTAGTCAGTGTGGAGAAACCTTAAGCCAGATTCGAAATAGTATTGTAAACAAGAACACTCCCGCCAGAGTAGATGCATGTGGAAGCAGTGTGAATGGAGAAGTCATAATGGGTCATTCATCCCTGAATTGCTACATCAGAGTTGATACTGGACACAAACACCGGGAGTGTCATGAATATGCAGAGAAGTCATATACACATAAGCAGTGTGGGAAAGGCTTAAGTTATCGCCACTCCTTTCAAACATGTGAAAGGCCTCACACTGGAAAGAAACCCTATGATTGTAAGGAATGTGGAAAAACCTTCAGTTCTCCTGGAAACCTTCGAAGACATATGGTAGTAAAAGGTGGAGATGGACCTTATAAATGTGAATTGTGTGGGAAAGCCTTTTTTTGGCCCAGTTTATTACGTATGCATgaaagaactcacactggagagaaaccatatgaATGTAAGCAGTGTTCTAAAGCCTTCCCTGTTTACAGTTCCTATCTAAGACATGAAAAAATACACACTGGGGAGAAACCGTATGAATGTAAGCAGTGTTCTAAAGCCTTCCCTGATTACAGTTCATATCTAAGACATgaaagaactcacactggagagaaaccctacaaatgtaaacaatgtgggaaagccttcagtgtTTCCGGTTCCCTTCGAGTACATgaaagaattcacactggagagaaaccctatacaTGTAAACAGTGTGGGAAAGCGTTTTGTCATCTTGGAAGCTTTCAAAGACACATGATAATGCACAGTGGAGATGGACCTCATAAATGTAAGATATGTGGGAAAGGCTTTGATTTTCCTGGTTCAGCACGAATTCATGAAGGAACTCACACTctagagaaaccctatgaatgtaagcaaTGTGGGAAATTGTTATCTCATCGCTCAAGCTTTCGAAGACACATGATGGCACACACTGGAGATGGCCCTCATAAATGCACAGtatgtgggaaagcctttgaTTCTCCTAGTGTATTTCAAAGACATGAaaggactcacactggagagaaaccctatgaatgcaagcaatgtgggaaagccttccgTACTTCCAGTTCCCTTCGAAAACatgaaacaacacacactggagagcaaccctataaatgtaaatgtggaaaagcttttagtgatttattttcctttcaaagtCATGAAACAACACACAGTGAAGAGGAGCCTTATGAATGTAAGGAGTGTGGGAAAGCATTTAGttcttttaaatacttttgtCGCCATGAAAGGACTCACAGTGAAGAAAAATCTTATGAGTGTCAAATTTGTGGCAAAGCCTTCAGTCGTTTCAGTTACTTAAAAACTCATGAAAGGACTCACACGGCAGAGAAGCCATATGAATGTAAGCAATGCAGGAAAGCATTCTTTTGGCCCTCTTTCCTTCTAAGACATGAAAGGACTCACACTGGAGAAAGACCCTATGAATGTAAACACTGTGGTAAAGCCTTCAGTCGTTCCAGTTTCTGTCGAGAACATgaaagaactcacactggagagaagccctatgaat
- the ZNF44 gene encoding zinc finger protein 44 isoform X4: MDSVAFEDVAVNFTHEEWALLGPSQKNLYRDVMRETIRNLNCIGMKWENQNIDDQHQNLRRNPRCDVVERFGKSKDGSQCGETLSQIRNSIVNKNTPARVDACGSSVNGEVIMGHSSLNCYIRVDTGHKHRECHEYAEKSYTHKQCGKGLSYRHSFQTCERPHTGKKPYDCKECGKTFSSPGNLRRHMVVKGGDGPYKCELCGKAFFWPSLLRMHERTHTGEKPYECKQCSKAFPVYSSYLRHEKIHTGEKPYECKQCSKAFPDYSSYLRHERTHTGEKPYKCKQCGKAFSVSGSLRVHERIHTGEKPYTCKQCGKAFCHLGSFQRHMIMHSGDGPHKCKICGKGFDFPGSARIHEGTHTLEKPYECKQCGKLLSHRSSFRRHMMAHTGDGPHKCTVCGKAFDSPSVFQRHERTHTGEKPYECKQCGKAFRTSSSLRKHETTHTGEQPYKCKCGKAFSDLFSFQSHETTHSEEEPYECKECGKAFSSFKYFCRHERTHSEEKSYECQICGKAFSRFSYLKTHERTHTAEKPYECKQCRKAFFWPSFLLRHERTHTGERPYECKHCGKAFSRSSFCREHERTHTGEKPYE, from the exons GACTCAGTGGCCTTTGAGGATGTGGCTGTGAACTTCACCCATGAGGAGTGGGCTTTGCTGGGTCCATCACAGAAGAATCTCTACAGAGATGTGATGCGAGAAACCATTAGGAACCTGAACTGTATAG GAATGAAATGGGAAAACCAGAACATTGATGATCAGCACCAAAATCTCAGGAGAAATCCAAG gTGTGATGTGGTAGAGAGATTTGGTAAAAGTAAAGATGGTAGTCAGTGTGGAGAAACCTTAAGCCAGATTCGAAATAGTATTGTAAACAAGAACACTCCCGCCAGAGTAGATGCATGTGGAAGCAGTGTGAATGGAGAAGTCATAATGGGTCATTCATCCCTGAATTGCTACATCAGAGTTGATACTGGACACAAACACCGGGAGTGTCATGAATATGCAGAGAAGTCATATACACATAAGCAGTGTGGGAAAGGCTTAAGTTATCGCCACTCCTTTCAAACATGTGAAAGGCCTCACACTGGAAAGAAACCCTATGATTGTAAGGAATGTGGAAAAACCTTCAGTTCTCCTGGAAACCTTCGAAGACATATGGTAGTAAAAGGTGGAGATGGACCTTATAAATGTGAATTGTGTGGGAAAGCCTTTTTTTGGCCCAGTTTATTACGTATGCATgaaagaactcacactggagagaaaccatatgaATGTAAGCAGTGTTCTAAAGCCTTCCCTGTTTACAGTTCCTATCTAAGACATGAAAAAATACACACTGGGGAGAAACCGTATGAATGTAAGCAGTGTTCTAAAGCCTTCCCTGATTACAGTTCATATCTAAGACATgaaagaactcacactggagagaaaccctacaaatgtaaacaatgtgggaaagccttcagtgtTTCCGGTTCCCTTCGAGTACATgaaagaattcacactggagagaaaccctatacaTGTAAACAGTGTGGGAAAGCGTTTTGTCATCTTGGAAGCTTTCAAAGACACATGATAATGCACAGTGGAGATGGACCTCATAAATGTAAGATATGTGGGAAAGGCTTTGATTTTCCTGGTTCAGCACGAATTCATGAAGGAACTCACACTctagagaaaccctatgaatgtaagcaaTGTGGGAAATTGTTATCTCATCGCTCAAGCTTTCGAAGACACATGATGGCACACACTGGAGATGGCCCTCATAAATGCACAGtatgtgggaaagcctttgaTTCTCCTAGTGTATTTCAAAGACATGAaaggactcacactggagagaaaccctatgaatgcaagcaatgtgggaaagccttccgTACTTCCAGTTCCCTTCGAAAACatgaaacaacacacactggagagcaaccctataaatgtaaatgtggaaaagcttttagtgatttattttcctttcaaagtCATGAAACAACACACAGTGAAGAGGAGCCTTATGAATGTAAGGAGTGTGGGAAAGCATTTAGttcttttaaatacttttgtCGCCATGAAAGGACTCACAGTGAAGAAAAATCTTATGAGTGTCAAATTTGTGGCAAAGCCTTCAGTCGTTTCAGTTACTTAAAAACTCATGAAAGGACTCACACGGCAGAGAAGCCATATGAATGTAAGCAATGCAGGAAAGCATTCTTTTGGCCCTCTTTCCTTCTAAGACATGAAAGGACTCACACTGGAGAAAGACCCTATGAATGTAAACACTGTGGTAAAGCCTTCAGTCGTTCCAGTTTCTGTCGAGAACATgaaagaactcacactggagagaagccctatgaat
- the ZNF44 gene encoding zinc finger protein 44 isoform X5: protein MKWENQNIDDQHQNLRRNPRCDVVERFGKSKDGSQCGETLSQIRNSIVNKNTPARVDACGSSVNGEVIMGHSSLNCYIRVDTGHKHRECHEYAEKSYTHKQCGKGLSYRHSFQTCERPHTGKKPYDCKECGKTFSSPGNLRRHMVVKGGDGPYKCELCGKAFFWPSLLRMHERTHTGEKPYECKQCSKAFPVYSSYLRHEKIHTGEKPYECKQCSKAFPDYSSYLRHERTHTGEKPYKCKQCGKAFSVSGSLRVHERIHTGEKPYTCKQCGKAFCHLGSFQRHMIMHSGDGPHKCKICGKGFDFPGSARIHEGTHTLEKPYECKQCGKLLSHRSSFRRHMMAHTGDGPHKCTVCGKAFDSPSVFQRHERTHTGEKPYECKQCGKAFRTSSSLRKHETTHTGEQPYKCKCGKAFSDLFSFQSHETTHSEEEPYECKECGKAFSSFKYFCRHERTHSEEKSYECQICGKAFSRFSYLKTHERTHTAEKPYECKQCRKAFFWPSFLLRHERTHTGERPYECKHCGKAFSRSSFCREHERTHTGEKPYECKECGKAFSSLSSFNRHKRTHWKDIL from the exons ATGAAATGGGAAAACCAGAACATTGATGATCAGCACCAAAATCTCAGGAGAAATCCAAG gTGTGATGTGGTAGAGAGATTTGGTAAAAGTAAAGATGGTAGTCAGTGTGGAGAAACCTTAAGCCAGATTCGAAATAGTATTGTAAACAAGAACACTCCCGCCAGAGTAGATGCATGTGGAAGCAGTGTGAATGGAGAAGTCATAATGGGTCATTCATCCCTGAATTGCTACATCAGAGTTGATACTGGACACAAACACCGGGAGTGTCATGAATATGCAGAGAAGTCATATACACATAAGCAGTGTGGGAAAGGCTTAAGTTATCGCCACTCCTTTCAAACATGTGAAAGGCCTCACACTGGAAAGAAACCCTATGATTGTAAGGAATGTGGAAAAACCTTCAGTTCTCCTGGAAACCTTCGAAGACATATGGTAGTAAAAGGTGGAGATGGACCTTATAAATGTGAATTGTGTGGGAAAGCCTTTTTTTGGCCCAGTTTATTACGTATGCATgaaagaactcacactggagagaaaccatatgaATGTAAGCAGTGTTCTAAAGCCTTCCCTGTTTACAGTTCCTATCTAAGACATGAAAAAATACACACTGGGGAGAAACCGTATGAATGTAAGCAGTGTTCTAAAGCCTTCCCTGATTACAGTTCATATCTAAGACATgaaagaactcacactggagagaaaccctacaaatgtaaacaatgtgggaaagccttcagtgtTTCCGGTTCCCTTCGAGTACATgaaagaattcacactggagagaaaccctatacaTGTAAACAGTGTGGGAAAGCGTTTTGTCATCTTGGAAGCTTTCAAAGACACATGATAATGCACAGTGGAGATGGACCTCATAAATGTAAGATATGTGGGAAAGGCTTTGATTTTCCTGGTTCAGCACGAATTCATGAAGGAACTCACACTctagagaaaccctatgaatgtaagcaaTGTGGGAAATTGTTATCTCATCGCTCAAGCTTTCGAAGACACATGATGGCACACACTGGAGATGGCCCTCATAAATGCACAGtatgtgggaaagcctttgaTTCTCCTAGTGTATTTCAAAGACATGAaaggactcacactggagagaaaccctatgaatgcaagcaatgtgggaaagccttccgTACTTCCAGTTCCCTTCGAAAACatgaaacaacacacactggagagcaaccctataaatgtaaatgtggaaaagcttttagtgatttattttcctttcaaagtCATGAAACAACACACAGTGAAGAGGAGCCTTATGAATGTAAGGAGTGTGGGAAAGCATTTAGttcttttaaatacttttgtCGCCATGAAAGGACTCACAGTGAAGAAAAATCTTATGAGTGTCAAATTTGTGGCAAAGCCTTCAGTCGTTTCAGTTACTTAAAAACTCATGAAAGGACTCACACGGCAGAGAAGCCATATGAATGTAAGCAATGCAGGAAAGCATTCTTTTGGCCCTCTTTCCTTCTAAGACATGAAAGGACTCACACTGGAGAAAGACCCTATGAATGTAAACACTGTGGTAAAGCCTTCAGTCGTTCCAGTTTCTGTCGAGAACATgaaagaactcacactggagagaagccctatgaatgtaaggaatgtgggaaagccttcagttcTCTCAGTTCCTTTAATAGACATAAAAGGACACACTGGAAGGATATTCTATAA